The Miscanthus floridulus cultivar M001 chromosome 17, ASM1932011v1, whole genome shotgun sequence genome has a window encoding:
- the LOC136516311 gene encoding uncharacterized protein, whose product MGLDYYKILGVDKGATDDDLKKAYRKLAMKWHPDKNPNNKKEAENKFKQISEAYEVLSDPQKRAVYDQYGEEGLKGQVPPPGAGGAGPGGATFFSTGGDGPTVFRFNPRNAEDIFAEFFGGSSPFGGMGGGGMGGSGMGGGMPGMRTGGTRFSSSIFGDDIFGSAFGGGPDGHGMHTGGRPVKAPAIERKLPCSLEELYKGTTKKMKISREIADASGKTIPVEEILTIDVKPGWKKGTKITFPEKGNETPNTIPADLVFIIDEKPHPVFTRDGNDLVVTQKIPLAEALTGYNAHVTTLDGRSLTVPISSVIHPGYEEVVRGEGMPIPKDPSRKGNLRIKFDIKFPARLTSDQKAGVKRLLGQ is encoded by the exons ATGGGGCTTGACTACTACAAGATCCTGGGCGTCGACAAGGGCGCCACCGACGACGACCTCAAGAAGGCCTACCGCAAGCTTGCCATGAAATGGCACCCCGACAAGAACCCCAACAACAAGAAGGAGGCCGAGAACAAGTTCAAGCAGATCTCGGAGGCGTACGAG GTGCTGAGCGACCCGCAGAAGCGCGCGGTGTACGACCAGTACGGTGAGGAGGGGCTCAAGGGGCAGGTGCCGCCGCCGGGCGCCGGCGGGGCGGGCCCCGGCGGCGCGACCTTCTTCTCCACGGGCGGCGACGGGCCGACGGTGTTCCGGTTCAACCCGCGCAACGCGGAGGACATCTTTGCCGAGTTCTTCGGCGGCTCCAGCCCCTTCGGCGGTATGGGCGGCGGTGGCATGGGCGGCAGCGGCATGGGGGGTGGGATGCCCGGCATGCGGACTGGCGGGACGAGGTTCTCCTCGTCCATCTTCGGGGACGATATATTCGGCTCTGCGTTCGGCGGCGGCCCGGACGGGCACGGCATGCACACCGGCGGGCGGCCCGTGAAGGCGCCGGCCATCGAGCGGAAGTTGCCGTGCAGCCTGGAGGAGCTGTACAAGGGCACCACAAAGAAGATGAAGATTTCCAGGGAAATTGCTGACGCCAGTGG GAAGACAATCCCTGTGGAAGAGATCCTAACGATCGACGTGAAGCCCGGGTGGAAGAAGGGCACCAAGATCACCTTCCCAGAGAAGGGCAACGAGACACCCAACACGATCCCGGCGGACCTTGTCTTCATCATCGACGAGAAGCCGCACCCGGTGTTCACCCGCGACGGCAACGACCTGGTGGTGACCCAGAAGATCCCTCTGGCGGAAGCCCTGACGGGGTACAATGCACACGTGACGACGCTGGACGGGCGCAGCCTGACGGTGCCGATCAGCTCCGTGATCCACCCGGGGTACGAGGAGGTGGTGCGCGGGGAGGGCATGCCCATCCCCAAGGACCCGTCCAGGAAGGGCAACCTCCGGATCAAGTTCGACATCAAGTTCCCGGCGAGGCTCACGTCGGACCAGAAGGCCGGCGTCAAGAGGCTGCTCGGGCAGTAG